From one Microbacterium aurum genomic stretch:
- a CDS encoding methylated-DNA--[protein]-cysteine S-methyltransferase, whose amino-acid sequence MTATIQTIDTPDGAFTILADDRQRVLASGWTADPAAILARLASPPAEAREGQADAAAAARAYYDGDLAAIDDVEVVQTGTALQRAGWAALRTIAPGAPLTYAEFAAALGSPAAVRAAASICARNAPALFVPCHRVLRTGGSLGGFAWGLEVKRALLTREAAAG is encoded by the coding sequence ATGACCGCCACGATCCAGACCATCGACACGCCCGACGGCGCCTTCACGATCCTCGCCGATGACCGGCAGCGCGTGCTGGCGAGCGGGTGGACCGCCGACCCCGCCGCGATCCTCGCCCGGCTCGCGTCACCGCCCGCCGAGGCGCGCGAGGGCCAGGCGGATGCCGCGGCCGCCGCGCGGGCGTACTACGACGGCGATCTGGCGGCCATCGACGATGTCGAGGTGGTGCAGACCGGCACGGCGCTGCAGCGCGCCGGGTGGGCGGCGCTGCGCACAATCGCGCCGGGCGCACCGCTCACCTATGCGGAGTTCGCCGCCGCCCTGGGAAGCCCCGCCGCCGTGCGGGCCGCCGCATCCATCTGCGCCCGCAACGCCCCCGCCCTGTTCGTGCCGTGCCACCGGGTGCTGCGCACCGGTGGGTCGCTGGGTGGGTTCGCGTGGGGGCTCGAGGTCAAGCGCGCGCTCCTGACCCGCGAGGCGGCAGCCGGCTGA